One genomic segment of Catalinimonas alkaloidigena includes these proteins:
- a CDS encoding sulfatase yields the protein MYQKKKLRPEKILGRIRLEVTAILTGLLLLTYSAKSQQLHSNQLTEARPNIIFVLADDLGWADINCFDPLERQYYETTNIDRLAHEGMKFTQAYTNAANCSPTRAALISGQYYPHQPVYHVGNSPSGKMISAPNAHELPAEKITIAEALREGGYTTALIGKWHIGAPPATGPEQQGFDINIGGYNMGNPGGWEGGYFKPNNNPYIDDAKEGEYLTDYLTRKAAAFIEEHQNQPFYLQLSYYTPHTPLQAPEGLVEKYRQKEGKGGHDNPAYAAMIESLDRNIGKLTQTLDELGLADNTIFIFYSDNGGVGSYDYLNHAKDNITDNAPLKGGKANFYEGGIRVPLIVRWPKVIEAGTQSEEPVIGIDFYPSFLEVANVKKAENYLLDGLSLLPLFENPDAKLDRESLYWHFPGYPNHQWRTGPVSVIRQGPWKLLKFYETDGVELYDLSQDMSEKRDLAQKQPEVRDKLQAQLEQWLEENQAPMPQRREEEMRK from the coding sequence TTGTACCAAAAGAAAAAACTTAGACCGGAGAAAATATTAGGGCGCATTCGGCTTGAAGTGACAGCAATCCTGACAGGGCTATTGCTGCTCACGTACTCAGCTAAATCCCAGCAGCTTCACAGTAATCAGCTTACCGAGGCCCGGCCAAATATAATATTTGTGCTTGCCGATGATTTAGGCTGGGCTGATATCAACTGTTTTGATCCCTTAGAACGCCAGTACTACGAAACAACGAATATTGACAGGCTGGCGCACGAAGGCATGAAGTTCACCCAGGCTTATACCAATGCGGCCAACTGTTCTCCAACCCGCGCCGCACTGATCAGTGGGCAGTATTACCCCCATCAGCCTGTATATCATGTAGGTAACTCACCTTCAGGTAAAATGATATCGGCCCCCAACGCACACGAGCTCCCAGCTGAAAAGATTACGATAGCAGAAGCCCTGCGCGAAGGTGGATATACTACGGCGCTTATCGGGAAGTGGCATATCGGCGCTCCACCTGCTACCGGACCTGAACAGCAAGGCTTTGATATCAACATCGGCGGCTATAATATGGGCAATCCCGGAGGTTGGGAGGGAGGCTATTTTAAGCCGAATAATAACCCCTACATTGATGATGCAAAGGAAGGAGAATACCTGACTGATTATCTTACCCGTAAAGCAGCGGCATTTATTGAGGAACACCAGAATCAGCCGTTTTATTTGCAGTTGTCTTATTATACGCCTCATACGCCCTTACAGGCACCAGAAGGTTTAGTTGAAAAGTACCGGCAGAAAGAAGGAAAAGGGGGGCACGATAATCCTGCCTATGCTGCCATGATAGAATCGTTGGACAGGAACATAGGAAAGTTGACCCAGACACTGGACGAATTGGGCTTGGCAGATAACACCATCTTTATCTTTTATTCGGATAATGGGGGAGTAGGTAGCTATGATTATCTAAATCATGCCAAAGACAACATCACCGACAACGCTCCATTGAAGGGAGGCAAAGCGAACTTCTATGAGGGAGGTATCAGGGTGCCGTTGATTGTTCGCTGGCCAAAGGTCATTGAAGCAGGTACACAGAGTGAAGAGCCGGTTATTGGCATAGATTTTTACCCTAGCTTTCTGGAAGTAGCGAACGTCAAAAAGGCTGAAAACTATCTGCTGGATGGGCTGAGCCTTCTTCCTTTGTTTGAAAACCCTGACGCTAAGTTAGACCGTGAATCACTGTACTGGCATTTCCCTGGCTATCCCAACCATCAATGGCGTACCGGACCAGTCAGTGTAATTCGCCAGGGGCCATGGAAGCTGTTAAAGTTTTATGAAACTGATGGGGTAGAACTTTATGACCTCAGTCAGGACATGAGTGAAAAGCGAGATCTTGCCCAAAAGCAGCCCGAAGTACGTGATAAGCTGCAAGCCCAACTGGAACAGTGGTTAGAAGAAAATCAGGCCCCTATGCCCCAAAGACGTGAAGAGGAAATGCGCAAATAA
- a CDS encoding sulfatase translates to MIQDYESAYPCKKLCLTFIILLVFTFLESFQPLTARERKEDLLNFIIIFADDMGYGDLGVYGHPTIKTPYLDQMAMEGQKWTNFYVGASVCTPSRAALLTGRLPVRNGMTSPPPTRVLFPNSKNGLPQSEITLAEQLKKAGYATAAVGKWHLGHKEQYLPTNNGFDYYYGIPYSNDMDVSIPMTSASDYWKLWKSPDRKKIETFNVPLLRNTEVIEQPAEQHTITKRYTEEAVKFITENKKAPFFLYLAHNLPHVPLFASEDFEGKSKRGLYGDVIEEIDWSVGEVLKTLKEEGIAENTVVVFTSDNGPWLVMGEEGGSAGLLRNGKGSTWEGGMREPGIFWCPGKIVPGIITDLGTTMDLFTTFSKLAGVEIPTDREMDGLDLSAVLFERKPSPRETVFYYRGTEIYAVRLGEYKAHFITEGGYGDEPKKAHETPLLYNVDTDPSEKYDISAEQPEVIEKIKKVVDEHNANLVKGPNQLKDREGTLGDK, encoded by the coding sequence ATGATACAAGATTATGAATCTGCCTACCCGTGCAAAAAGCTTTGCTTAACCTTCATTATTCTGTTGGTTTTTACTTTTCTGGAAAGTTTTCAACCGCTAACAGCCCGGGAGCGTAAGGAGGATCTTCTTAACTTCATCATCATCTTTGCTGATGATATGGGATATGGTGATTTGGGTGTCTACGGGCATCCAACCATCAAAACTCCCTATCTTGATCAGATGGCGATGGAAGGGCAGAAGTGGACCAACTTTTACGTAGGTGCCAGTGTTTGCACACCTAGCAGGGCGGCTTTGTTGACCGGAAGACTGCCGGTGAGAAACGGGATGACCAGCCCTCCACCTACCCGCGTGTTGTTTCCAAATTCTAAAAATGGTCTGCCGCAATCTGAAATCACGCTGGCGGAACAGCTTAAGAAGGCAGGATATGCTACGGCTGCTGTTGGCAAATGGCACCTGGGACATAAGGAGCAATATCTACCTACCAACAATGGCTTTGATTACTACTACGGTATACCCTACTCCAATGACATGGATGTTAGCATTCCTATGACCTCAGCCAGTGATTACTGGAAATTGTGGAAGAGCCCGGATCGTAAAAAGATAGAAACCTTTAATGTACCTCTGTTAAGAAATACCGAGGTGATTGAGCAACCGGCAGAGCAGCATACCATTACGAAGCGGTATACCGAAGAAGCTGTTAAGTTTATCACTGAAAATAAGAAAGCCCCTTTCTTTCTGTACCTGGCACACAACCTTCCTCACGTACCTCTGTTTGCTTCTGAAGATTTTGAGGGCAAAAGTAAAAGAGGGCTCTATGGCGATGTGATAGAAGAAATAGACTGGAGTGTAGGGGAAGTATTGAAAACGTTGAAAGAAGAAGGTATTGCGGAAAATACTGTGGTAGTTTTCACTTCAGATAATGGTCCCTGGCTGGTAATGGGTGAAGAAGGGGGAAGTGCCGGTTTGCTGCGTAATGGTAAAGGTTCCACCTGGGAAGGGGGCATGAGAGAACCTGGAATATTCTGGTGCCCGGGAAAAATTGTTCCTGGCATTATTACAGACCTGGGCACTACCATGGATCTTTTTACCACCTTCAGCAAATTAGCAGGTGTTGAGATTCCCACCGACCGTGAAATGGATGGCTTAGATTTGTCTGCTGTGCTGTTTGAAAGAAAGCCCAGCCCCAGAGAAACAGTATTTTACTACAGAGGAACAGAAATATATGCTGTCCGCTTAGGAGAGTACAAGGCGCATTTCATTACAGAGGGTGGATATGGTGATGAACCCAAAAAAGCACATGAAACTCCCTTGCTCTACAACGTAGACACAGACCCATCGGAAAAATATGATATCTCGGCTGAGCAGCCTGAAGTCATTGAGAAGATTAAAAAAGTTGTGGATGAACATAATGCCAATCTGGTAAAGGGACCTAACCAGTTAAAAGATAGGGAAGGTACATTGGGAGATAAATAA
- a CDS encoding RagB/SusD family nutrient uptake outer membrane protein produces the protein MKSYTLKIILTLLIFGFSACEKPLEEEIFSELEPSTLFSSEEGVNVVLNSAYAYAHRSGLVGSWSPFYLGGMPAGEIWGAGGSIENLWVSLIDFTWDANHAQILTMWTVYYNAIRDANIVLDNLENEALSEEFRALKEAEVHFIRGWCYAELYNLFGPVPLYTSSTDAPLQPNGSEGEIRTFIEQELMAAVNSPSLAVLPQAFGMASKGAAMGILTKHYMNTRQWQKAADLAQDIIELNEFGLVSSSYADVFSISNEGNQELLWALPKHGASGAASMAVNALMFPPNYPLPYPNNSVFAARTYLYDEFVNSFEVTDERRNMIDTAYVTTAGELVQGLGNDQSFPFKFEFDPNSVGASAGNDIPVVRYADILLSRAEALNEVSGPSQEAIDLMNQVRDRAGVAPLTLAGFSQESLRDAILEERAKEFFFEGKRREDLLRHDRFISNAVARGKNAQPHHVLYPIPQVELDANELLEQNSPNY, from the coding sequence ATGAAATCATACACACTAAAGATTATTTTAACGCTACTGATATTTGGGTTTTCAGCATGCGAAAAACCTTTGGAAGAAGAAATCTTTTCCGAGCTGGAACCATCAACGCTCTTCTCCAGTGAAGAAGGAGTGAATGTGGTACTCAATTCCGCTTATGCGTATGCCCATAGGTCCGGCTTGGTAGGATCATGGTCCCCTTTCTATCTGGGCGGTATGCCCGCCGGTGAAATATGGGGTGCTGGAGGTTCCATTGAAAACCTATGGGTCTCCCTGATTGACTTTACCTGGGATGCCAACCATGCACAGATTCTAACGATGTGGACAGTGTATTATAATGCGATTCGCGATGCCAACATCGTGCTGGATAACCTGGAAAATGAAGCGTTAAGTGAAGAATTCCGGGCATTAAAAGAAGCCGAAGTCCATTTTATCCGGGGCTGGTGTTATGCCGAACTGTATAACTTATTCGGGCCGGTCCCGCTCTATACATCTTCCACGGATGCTCCCTTACAACCCAACGGTTCGGAAGGTGAGATTAGAACTTTTATTGAGCAGGAATTAATGGCTGCGGTCAACAGCCCAAGTTTAGCTGTGTTACCCCAAGCCTTTGGCATGGCTTCCAAAGGGGCAGCGATGGGAATTCTGACCAAACACTATATGAATACCCGTCAGTGGCAGAAAGCCGCTGATTTGGCACAGGACATAATTGAGCTGAATGAATTTGGCCTGGTAAGCAGCAGCTATGCGGATGTGTTCAGTATCAGCAATGAAGGCAATCAGGAACTACTATGGGCACTTCCTAAGCATGGGGCTTCCGGAGCCGCCAGCATGGCGGTAAATGCACTGATGTTTCCCCCGAACTACCCTCTTCCATATCCCAACAACAGTGTGTTCGCAGCACGAACCTACCTCTACGATGAGTTTGTGAATTCCTTTGAGGTAACGGATGAGCGGCGTAATATGATTGATACCGCCTACGTAACTACAGCAGGAGAGCTGGTACAAGGCTTAGGTAATGACCAATCTTTTCCCTTCAAGTTTGAATTTGACCCTAATTCCGTAGGAGCTAGTGCAGGCAATGACATACCTGTGGTACGCTATGCAGATATTTTGTTATCCAGAGCTGAGGCGCTAAACGAAGTCTCAGGACCCTCGCAGGAGGCAATTGACCTGATGAACCAGGTGCGTGATCGTGCAGGTGTGGCTCCATTAACATTGGCAGGCTTTAGCCAGGAATCGCTGAGGGATGCAATTCTGGAAGAACGGGCTAAAGAGTTTTTCTTTGAAGGCAAAAGAAGAGAAGACCTCCTCCGCCATGACCGCTTTATTTCTAATGCAGTGGCCAGAGGAAAGAACGCTCAGCCCCACCATGTTCTTTACCCAATTCCTCAGGTGGAACTGGATGCCAATGAATTGTTAGAGCAAAATAGTCCCAACTACTAA
- a CDS encoding SusC/RagA family TonB-linked outer membrane protein: MSTKFVTYGMIIQLFCFQLLLAAEGDAQSIRNVKDVIISVNYNNTPLLEIFNGIEAKTQFKFVYDKEDISIDEQIDLKLNNRSVADVLMEISRVSKLGFRQVNNTINVRKLKNKENEKPIEVLIEKNVSGKVTDGENGEVLPGVNVLAKGTSTGTVTDIDGNYNLTVSDDVNTLVFSSIGYLAEEVTINAQSVIDVALMPDIQSLSEVVVIGYGTVEKSDLTGAVSSLKSEDLNPGANASVDQMMQGRAAGVQIQQSSSEPGGGLSIRVRGASSINASNEPLYVIDGFPIDNSPNLSSSDGGASQVAENQSPRNPLNSLNPNDIESIEILKDASATAIYGSRGANGVILVTTKKGRKDRLTLSYNTYAGIQNVAKEMDILTTDQYIGVINELSMARGNDPVFTESDIAEIGAGTNWQDQIYRSAPITDQNISLSGGNENTTVFASLNYFSQDGVVKNSGMKRYIARVNLESKLGEKVNVGLNLNTSLVSDNNAIDGLNTNENAGPIYTSLLYDPTEPIYNADGTFARSTNLTINNPVSLIKGVSSENKTNRTIGNFFVSYDIMEGLNAKLNAGADRQNSRRDIYNSQETIRGVAAGGIANISELERSNYLIEYTMNYNKSINENHVLTILGGVTYQTFISRLFTANISGFPTDDLGTDNLGLGDTNTDNLSSNHEENTLLSYLGRVNYNLYDKFLFTASVRADGSSRFGQNYKYGYFPSFAVGWKLSEENFIPETFEQLKLRASWGQTGNQEIGNYGSQLTFSTGPDVVFDNTIQNSAEPQRIANPDLKWETTEQFNVGIDASILDGRISGTLDYFSKNTKDLLFNLPLPRSSGYQSILTNVGEVENKGVEFLISAINISSPDFRWSTTANFAAIKNKVLDLGRVNEIVTGDIQAVGNTAIIKKGEALASYYGYEVTGIFQEGDDIDNSAQPNAQPGFPIFADLNEDGAISPADQTILGDPFPDFTFGFQNSFSYKNWQLDMFFQGQQGSELLNINVIESLYPANFRRNRLSEQMLNRWTPQNTDTPWPSGTDPNSYGGSKVNSLVLQDASYIRLKNVQLSYNVPVDNIGFLSSLRVYATGQNLLTWTDYIGFDPEANSFGRSNVRVDYSSYPLARTFLLGLNARF; the protein is encoded by the coding sequence ATGAGTACGAAGTTCGTGACTTATGGTATGATAATACAACTATTCTGTTTTCAGTTGCTCTTAGCAGCCGAAGGTGATGCTCAAAGTATCAGAAACGTAAAAGATGTAATCATATCAGTAAATTATAATAATACTCCCTTACTTGAAATATTTAATGGCATTGAAGCCAAAACACAATTTAAGTTTGTATATGACAAAGAGGATATTTCTATAGATGAGCAAATTGACTTGAAGCTGAATAATCGCTCGGTGGCCGATGTACTTATGGAAATATCCAGGGTCAGTAAACTGGGATTCAGGCAGGTAAATAATACCATTAACGTTAGAAAATTAAAAAATAAAGAGAATGAAAAACCCATAGAAGTGCTCATTGAAAAAAATGTCAGTGGAAAAGTGACAGATGGAGAGAATGGAGAAGTGTTGCCCGGCGTAAATGTACTGGCCAAAGGGACTTCTACCGGAACCGTAACTGATATTGACGGAAACTATAATTTAACTGTAAGCGATGATGTGAATACGCTGGTGTTTTCTTCCATAGGATATCTTGCCGAAGAAGTAACAATCAATGCGCAAAGTGTAATTGATGTGGCCTTGATGCCTGACATTCAGTCGCTTTCCGAGGTGGTCGTCATAGGGTATGGCACTGTAGAAAAAAGTGATTTAACGGGTGCGGTGTCTTCGCTCAAGTCAGAGGATCTGAACCCTGGCGCCAATGCCTCAGTTGACCAGATGATGCAGGGTAGGGCAGCAGGTGTACAAATCCAGCAAAGTAGTTCGGAGCCAGGTGGTGGCTTATCCATAAGAGTGAGAGGAGCCAGTTCTATCAATGCCAGCAATGAGCCCCTTTATGTCATAGATGGTTTTCCTATTGACAACAGCCCCAATCTATCCTCTTCCGATGGCGGGGCTTCACAGGTCGCGGAAAATCAGAGTCCCAGGAACCCTCTGAACTCCTTGAACCCCAACGATATTGAATCTATTGAAATACTGAAAGATGCTTCGGCTACCGCTATCTATGGTTCCCGTGGAGCCAATGGTGTGATTCTGGTCACTACCAAAAAAGGTAGAAAAGACCGGCTTACTCTTAGCTATAATACCTACGCCGGAATACAAAATGTAGCTAAGGAAATGGATATACTTACCACCGACCAATACATTGGCGTCATTAATGAATTATCAATGGCACGGGGTAATGATCCGGTTTTTACAGAAAGCGATATTGCGGAGATAGGAGCGGGAACCAACTGGCAGGATCAGATCTACCGCTCTGCTCCGATTACCGATCAAAATATATCCCTGAGTGGGGGAAATGAGAACACGACTGTATTCGCCTCGCTTAACTACTTCAGCCAGGATGGGGTAGTGAAGAACTCCGGTATGAAAAGGTATATCGCCAGAGTAAACCTTGAATCTAAGCTTGGGGAAAAAGTCAATGTAGGATTAAACCTGAACACAAGTTTGGTGAGTGATAACAATGCCATAGATGGCCTGAATACCAATGAAAATGCGGGCCCTATTTATACTTCTTTATTGTATGACCCCACCGAACCCATCTACAATGCAGATGGAACCTTTGCCCGCTCAACGAACCTGACGATTAACAATCCGGTGAGCCTGATCAAAGGGGTAAGCAGTGAAAATAAGACCAACCGGACAATTGGTAATTTTTTCGTTTCCTATGACATCATGGAGGGTTTAAACGCCAAGCTGAATGCTGGTGCCGATCGGCAGAATTCTCGAAGAGATATTTATAATTCCCAAGAGACTATACGGGGAGTAGCGGCGGGAGGAATTGCCAACATCAGCGAACTGGAGCGTTCAAACTACCTGATAGAGTACACCATGAACTATAACAAGAGCATTAATGAAAACCATGTGCTTACCATTCTGGGTGGAGTAACTTATCAGACCTTTATCAGCCGACTTTTTACCGCCAACATCAGTGGCTTCCCCACCGATGACCTGGGAACTGATAACCTGGGATTAGGCGATACTAATACCGACAACCTCTCCAGTAATCATGAAGAAAATACGTTATTGTCATATCTGGGAAGGGTCAATTACAACCTCTATGATAAGTTTTTATTCACCGCCTCTGTTCGTGCCGATGGCTCTTCCCGTTTTGGTCAGAATTATAAATACGGCTACTTTCCATCATTCGCTGTGGGCTGGAAACTGTCTGAAGAAAATTTTATTCCGGAAACATTTGAGCAACTCAAACTAAGAGCAAGCTGGGGACAAACCGGTAACCAGGAGATTGGAAACTATGGATCACAATTGACCTTTAGTACCGGGCCTGATGTGGTTTTTGATAATACCATACAGAATAGCGCTGAACCCCAGCGCATTGCCAATCCGGATCTGAAATGGGAAACCACAGAGCAATTTAACGTGGGTATAGATGCCAGCATTCTGGATGGAAGGATCAGCGGTACCTTGGATTACTTTTCCAAAAACACCAAAGACCTGCTCTTTAACCTGCCACTGCCGCGCTCATCTGGCTACCAGTCTATTCTGACCAATGTGGGTGAAGTGGAGAACAAGGGTGTGGAGTTTTTAATCAGCGCCATCAACATTTCCTCACCGGACTTCCGCTGGAGTACTACTGCTAATTTTGCCGCCATCAAGAACAAAGTCCTGGATCTGGGGCGCGTCAACGAAATTGTCACTGGCGATATTCAGGCAGTGGGCAATACCGCGATCATCAAAAAGGGAGAAGCTTTAGCTTCCTATTATGGATACGAAGTCACCGGAATATTTCAGGAAGGTGATGATATTGATAATTCTGCTCAGCCCAATGCACAGCCCGGCTTTCCGATCTTTGCCGATCTGAATGAAGATGGTGCGATTAGCCCGGCCGATCAGACGATTCTGGGTGATCCCTTTCCTGATTTTACCTTTGGGTTCCAGAATTCTTTCAGCTATAAAAACTGGCAACTGGATATGTTCTTCCAGGGACAGCAGGGATCTGAATTACTGAATATCAACGTGATTGAGAGCCTGTATCCAGCCAACTTTAGGAGAAACCGCCTGTCTGAGCAAATGCTGAACCGATGGACGCCGCAAAACACGGACACTCCCTGGCCCTCAGGAACAGACCCTAATTCTTATGGAGGAAGTAAAGTGAATTCACTGGTACTACAGGATGCTTCCTACATCAGGCTGAAAAATGTCCAGTTAAGCTACAATGTGCCGGTAGATAATATAGGTTTCCTGAGTTCATTGCGAGTGTACGCCACAGGTCAGAATCTTCTCACCTGGACTGATTATATCGGTTTTGATCCGGAAGCCAATTCCTTCGGAAGAAGCAATGTACGGGTTGACTACAGCAGCTATCCACTGGCTCGTACCTTTCTCCTCGGATTAAACGCCCGCTTCTGA
- a CDS encoding FecR family protein, whose protein sequence is MVDKDLIDKFYQGKCTDAEALKVLSWFEDQKRGEACIEESWDQDTELKHRSELVTNQSFAAIQRQIDKKEVEKKQYLFTSQIFKVAAILALAITIPFLLIRESELPTPEYVAVKHYITKENPFGSKSKIFLPDGSTVNLNAGSSITYPEGFNDSIRKVALVGEAFFDVAEHKSKPFIVSAAGVDTKALGTSFNVKAYKEDAGVQVVLASGKVKVCKPKEKDSTGVFLKPGEEAYVEKNASAIFKQQADLYSTLAWKDNIIVFQDAPAQRIFTTLERWYGVEFILPEGFFTNAWSFTGEFENENLENVLESISYVKGFQFRINQKSIIITT, encoded by the coding sequence ATGGTGGACAAAGACTTAATAGATAAATTTTATCAGGGAAAATGCACGGATGCCGAAGCCCTGAAAGTTCTGAGCTGGTTTGAAGATCAGAAGCGGGGGGAAGCCTGTATAGAAGAGTCATGGGATCAAGATACAGAATTAAAACATCGCTCAGAATTAGTTACCAATCAGAGTTTCGCAGCTATTCAAAGGCAAATTGATAAGAAGGAAGTAGAGAAAAAGCAATACTTGTTTACCAGTCAAATATTTAAGGTTGCAGCCATACTGGCTTTGGCTATTACCATTCCCTTCTTACTGATTCGTGAGAGTGAGCTTCCGACCCCTGAATATGTTGCAGTAAAACATTATATCACAAAAGAAAATCCTTTTGGAAGTAAGTCCAAGATTTTTTTACCCGATGGTTCCACGGTGAATCTCAATGCCGGAAGCAGCATTACTTATCCTGAAGGTTTCAATGACTCCATCAGGAAAGTAGCTTTGGTAGGAGAAGCATTTTTTGATGTAGCTGAGCATAAAAGCAAGCCCTTTATAGTATCAGCCGCTGGGGTGGATACGAAAGCTTTGGGTACCTCTTTCAATGTAAAAGCTTACAAAGAAGATGCAGGGGTACAGGTGGTACTGGCCAGTGGTAAAGTAAAGGTATGTAAGCCTAAAGAAAAGGACAGTACCGGGGTATTTCTGAAGCCTGGAGAGGAGGCTTATGTGGAAAAAAATGCGAGTGCAATATTCAAACAGCAGGCTGATTTATACAGCACCCTGGCCTGGAAAGACAACATCATTGTATTTCAGGATGCTCCTGCTCAGCGTATATTCACTACGCTTGAACGTTGGTATGGTGTAGAATTTATCCTGCCTGAAGGCTTCTTTACAAACGCATGGAGCTTTACCGGAGAATTTGAGAATGAAAACCTGGAAAATGTGCTGGAAAGTATCAGCTATGTAAAAGGCTTTCAATTCAGGATCAATCAAAAATCAATTATTATAACAACCTAA